In Liquorilactobacillus hordei DSM 19519, the following proteins share a genomic window:
- the carB gene encoding carbamoyl-phosphate synthase large subunit, with translation MPKRTDIHKIMVIGSGPIIIGQAAEFDYSGTQACMALREEGYEVVLVNSNPATIMTDTEIADRVYIEPLTTDSVSRIIRQEYPDAILPTLGGQVGLNMAMSLSETGILDELEIELLGTKLTAINQAEDRELFKELMNDLNEPIPPSKTVNTTQEALDFADEIGYPVIVRPAFTMGGTGGGLCDNKEQLAQISANGLDLSPVTQCLIEKSITGYKEVEFEVMRDHADNTMVVCSMENFDPVGIHTGDSIVFAPTQTLADREYQMLRDVSLRLISALKIEGGCNVQLALDPNSFNYNVIEVNPRVSRSSALASKATGYPIAKMAAKIAVGLTLDEIKNPVTGTTYAEFEPALDYVVAKIPRWPFDKFARANRKLGTQMKATGEVMAIGRTAEEALQKAVRSLEIDEKDLFSDEAQVAVDQKLEEKIMHPQDDRIFYLVEAFRRGYTIEELHELTKINVYFLDLLKHITELEVEICKHPNDLEVLETAKKYGFSDLTIAKLWNSKEKQVRDLRKENKLIPVYKMVDTCAAEFESQTPYFYSTYDMENESIPSEQKSILVIGSGPIRIGQGVEFDYATVHSVKAIQKLGYEAIVMNSNPETVSTDFSVSDKLYFEPLTLEDVLNVIELERPLGVIVQFGGQTAINLAAGLVKNGVKILGTTVEDLDRAEDRELFDQVINKLELKQPIGKTATTQEGVLKMAAEIGYPVLVRPSYVLGGRAMEIVNDVTELNDYLEHNTKAAIDHPILVDAYLEGMECEVDAICDGTDVLLPGIMEHIEHAGVHSGDSMAVYPPQSFSEDIKQQIVEATKKLAVALKCVGIMNIQFIIHDNEAYVLEVNPRASRTVPFLSKITGIEMAQVATKVILGKSLKELGFKSGLYPESKTIHVKAPVFSFSKLEDVDSYLGPEMKSTGEVMGSDHTFEKALLKAFAGAKMELPLNGNVLLTIDSNDKEAVLPVAQRFSRVGYRLFATNGTASFLKEHGLHVMTVNKIGEKDRSELDILKIIKDGKIQLVINTMSHDQEVTSDGFTIRQTAIEHNVPLLTSLNTADALGRAMENRTFATDVIK, from the coding sequence ATGCCTAAGAGAACTGATATTCACAAAATTATGGTAATTGGCTCTGGTCCTATTATTATTGGTCAGGCAGCCGAATTTGACTATTCTGGAACACAAGCTTGCATGGCACTGCGTGAAGAAGGGTACGAAGTTGTTCTAGTTAATTCTAATCCAGCGACAATAATGACTGACACAGAGATTGCTGATCGTGTATATATTGAACCACTGACAACTGATTCTGTCTCTCGTATTATTCGCCAAGAGTATCCAGATGCTATTTTACCAACGCTTGGTGGACAAGTTGGACTAAATATGGCAATGTCACTATCTGAAACCGGCATATTGGATGAACTCGAAATTGAGTTACTTGGTACTAAGCTAACTGCCATTAACCAAGCGGAGGATCGCGAATTGTTCAAGGAATTGATGAATGATTTGAATGAACCAATTCCACCTTCAAAGACTGTTAATACAACACAAGAAGCTCTTGATTTTGCTGATGAAATCGGATATCCAGTAATTGTACGTCCTGCTTTTACAATGGGGGGAACTGGTGGAGGACTTTGTGATAATAAGGAACAATTGGCACAGATTTCCGCTAATGGACTGGATTTATCTCCAGTTACACAATGCCTGATTGAAAAGAGTATCACTGGTTATAAAGAAGTTGAGTTTGAAGTGATGCGAGATCATGCAGATAATACAATGGTCGTATGTAGTATGGAGAACTTTGATCCAGTTGGAATTCATACAGGTGATTCGATAGTTTTCGCACCAACACAAACACTTGCTGACCGTGAATATCAAATGTTGCGTGATGTTTCATTGCGTTTAATTAGTGCATTGAAGATTGAGGGGGGCTGCAATGTTCAGCTAGCCCTTGATCCAAATAGTTTTAATTATAATGTGATTGAAGTTAATCCCCGTGTGAGCCGTTCTTCGGCCCTTGCATCTAAGGCGACTGGCTATCCAATTGCAAAAATGGCAGCTAAAATTGCAGTTGGGCTAACATTAGATGAGATTAAGAACCCTGTTACTGGAACAACATATGCTGAATTTGAGCCGGCACTTGATTATGTTGTGGCTAAAATTCCAAGATGGCCATTTGACAAATTTGCTCGAGCAAACCGCAAGTTAGGCACACAAATGAAGGCTACAGGTGAAGTTATGGCTATCGGACGAACTGCAGAAGAAGCATTGCAAAAAGCAGTTCGTTCGCTTGAAATTGACGAAAAGGATTTATTTTCTGATGAGGCACAAGTTGCTGTTGACCAAAAACTTGAAGAGAAAATTATGCATCCACAAGATGATCGAATCTTTTATTTGGTTGAAGCTTTTAGAAGAGGATACACGATTGAAGAGCTTCATGAATTAACAAAAATCAATGTCTATTTTCTAGATTTATTGAAGCATATTACGGAATTAGAAGTTGAAATTTGTAAGCATCCAAATGATTTAGAAGTACTTGAGACGGCTAAAAAATATGGATTTAGTGATTTGACAATTGCTAAGCTTTGGAATTCAAAAGAAAAACAGGTACGTGATTTACGTAAAGAAAACAAATTAATTCCTGTCTATAAAATGGTGGATACCTGCGCAGCCGAATTTGAGTCACAAACACCGTATTTTTATAGCACTTACGATATGGAAAATGAGAGTATCCCTTCTGAGCAAAAATCAATTCTTGTAATTGGTTCGGGCCCAATTAGAATTGGACAAGGTGTGGAATTTGATTATGCAACGGTGCATAGTGTTAAGGCAATTCAAAAACTAGGATATGAAGCAATTGTGATGAATAGTAATCCTGAAACAGTTTCAACTGATTTTTCTGTCTCAGATAAGTTATATTTTGAACCGTTAACACTTGAGGATGTTTTGAATGTTATTGAACTAGAACGACCATTAGGAGTAATTGTGCAGTTTGGTGGACAAACAGCAATTAATCTGGCTGCTGGTTTAGTTAAAAATGGTGTTAAGATTCTTGGCACAACAGTTGAAGATCTTGATCGTGCGGAAGATCGTGAATTGTTTGACCAAGTAATCAATAAATTGGAACTTAAACAACCAATTGGTAAAACGGCAACAACTCAAGAAGGAGTATTAAAGATGGCTGCTGAGATTGGCTATCCTGTCTTAGTAAGACCTAGTTATGTCTTGGGTGGCCGTGCAATGGAGATTGTTAATGATGTAACCGAATTGAACGATTATCTTGAACATAACACAAAGGCGGCCATTGATCATCCAATTCTTGTAGATGCATATCTTGAAGGAATGGAATGTGAAGTTGATGCAATTTGTGATGGAACAGATGTCTTGTTACCCGGAATTATGGAACATATTGAACACGCAGGAGTTCATTCAGGTGATTCTATGGCTGTGTACCCACCACAATCATTTAGTGAAGATATTAAACAGCAAATTGTTGAGGCAACCAAAAAATTAGCAGTTGCATTGAAGTGTGTTGGAATTATGAATATCCAATTTATTATTCATGATAATGAAGCATATGTACTGGAAGTTAATCCACGAGCAAGTCGAACAGTGCCATTTTTAAGTAAAATTACAGGGATTGAAATGGCCCAAGTTGCAACTAAGGTAATTCTAGGCAAATCACTTAAGGAACTTGGTTTTAAGTCTGGGCTTTATCCAGAGAGTAAGACAATTCATGTTAAGGCACCTGTATTCTCATTTAGTAAATTAGAGGATGTTGATAGTTACTTGGGGCCTGAGATGAAATCAACTGGTGAAGTAATGGGAAGTGATCATACTTTTGAGAAGGCATTACTAAAGGCTTTTGCTGGAGCAAAGATGGAACTACCACTCAATGGAAACGTCTTATTAACAATTGATAGTAACGATAAAGAAGCTGTTTTGCCAGTTGCACAAAGATTTAGTCGTGTAGGATATCGCTTGTTTGCAACAAATGGAACAGCATCCTTTTTGAAAGAACACGGTTTGCACGTAATGACAGTAAATAAGATTGGTGAAAAAGACAGATCTGAGTTAGATATCTTGAAGATTATCAAAGATGGTAAGATTCAGTTGGTCATTAACACAATGAGTCATGACCAAGAAGTGACTTCCGATGGGTTTACAATTAGGCAAACAGCAATTGAACATAATGTTCCATTGCTGACATCATTGAATACAGCAGATGCGCTAGGCCGTGCAATGGAAAATCGGACTTTTGCAACTGATGTTATAAAGTAG
- a CDS encoding dihydroorotate dehydrogenase, which produces MEDSRLAVSLAGLKLKNPVMPASGCFGFGDNKFAQMYDLNKLGSIILKSATLTERMGNPEPRVTVVEDGALNAVGLKNPGLSVILSKKIPELRSKVPNLPLIASVAGSTKAEYVEVAKALNDSGLVNALELNISCPNVHEGGMLFGTNPKVAAELTSAVKKVTNIPVFVKLTPNVTDIVEIAKAVADAGADGLSMINTALGMKIDIKTRKPVLGNGTGGLSGKAIKPLAVRMIYQVSHAVDLPIIASGGIENAEDVIEMYLAGAHAVSIGTAHFKNPTACLNLIEELPAKMDELGITSLQALIEEVRSKR; this is translated from the coding sequence ATGGAAGATTCTCGTTTGGCGGTTTCATTAGCAGGATTGAAACTCAAAAATCCAGTAATGCCAGCTAGTGGCTGCTTTGGATTTGGAGATAATAAGTTTGCGCAGATGTATGATTTGAATAAATTAGGTTCAATTATTTTAAAATCAGCAACTTTGACTGAAAGAATGGGTAATCCAGAACCAAGAGTAACCGTAGTAGAAGATGGCGCGTTAAATGCTGTAGGCTTAAAGAATCCAGGTTTATCAGTGATTCTGTCGAAAAAAATACCTGAGTTACGGTCAAAAGTACCGAATTTACCACTAATTGCAAGTGTTGCTGGTTCAACAAAAGCTGAATATGTAGAGGTGGCTAAAGCTCTAAATGATTCAGGATTAGTCAATGCCTTAGAACTGAATATTTCGTGTCCGAATGTTCATGAAGGCGGAATGTTATTTGGCACCAATCCCAAAGTTGCAGCTGAATTAACAAGTGCAGTTAAGAAGGTTACTAATATCCCAGTTTTTGTTAAACTAACGCCTAACGTTACGGATATTGTTGAAATAGCAAAAGCAGTAGCTGATGCGGGAGCAGACGGACTTAGCATGATTAATACGGCATTAGGTATGAAGATTGATATAAAAACAAGAAAACCTGTTTTGGGTAATGGAACAGGCGGATTATCAGGTAAAGCTATTAAGCCACTGGCCGTAAGAATGATTTATCAAGTAAGTCATGCTGTTGATTTACCAATTATTGCTTCTGGCGGAATTGAAAATGCTGAAGATGTGATTGAGATGTATCTTGCAGGTGCTCACGCTGTTTCAATCGGAACTGCACATTTTAAAAATCCAACTGCTTGTCTTAATTTGATTGAAGAATTACCAGCTAAGATGGATGAGCTTGGGATAACAAGTTTGCAAGCTCTGATTGAAGAAGTTAGGAGTAAGCGATAA
- the pyrF gene encoding orotidine-5'-phosphate decarboxylase yields the protein MQIKRPIIALDFPSRNETMQFLSEFPKDESLFVKIGMELYYSEGPDIVREIKSLGHDVFLDLKCHDIPHTVENAMRVLGKLGIDLTTLHASGGSEMMTAAKSGILDGSNGNSVTKLLAITQLTSTNQRMVTEEQFVSTSLKESVLNYARLAKKVGMDGIVCSAQEAKSIVAETGESFLRVTPGIRLAGGAVGDQKRVMTPDEAARNQSSAIVVGRTITQAKDRVSAYQTVKKLWEDAK from the coding sequence ATGCAAATTAAAAGACCGATTATTGCGCTGGATTTTCCCAGTCGTAATGAAACAATGCAATTTTTGTCTGAGTTTCCAAAAGATGAGTCTTTATTTGTCAAAATAGGGATGGAACTCTACTATAGCGAAGGTCCAGATATAGTCAGAGAAATTAAGTCACTGGGACATGATGTTTTTCTTGACCTGAAGTGTCACGATATCCCACACACGGTTGAGAATGCAATGAGAGTCCTAGGAAAGTTGGGGATTGACTTAACAACACTGCATGCAAGTGGCGGTAGTGAGATGATGACGGCTGCAAAATCTGGAATATTAGATGGAAGTAATGGAAATTCAGTTACAAAACTTTTAGCAATTACGCAGTTGACCTCAACAAACCAGCGAATGGTTACAGAGGAACAATTTGTTTCAACTTCTTTAAAAGAAAGTGTGTTGAACTATGCGAGACTGGCAAAAAAGGTAGGAATGGACGGAATAGTTTGTTCAGCGCAAGAAGCTAAAAGTATTGTTGCAGAAACTGGTGAAAGTTTCTTGCGTGTAACTCCTGGAATTCGGTTAGCAGGAGGGGCTGTTGGTGACCAGAAACGTGTAATGACACCAGATGAGGCTGCTAGAAATCAAAGTAGTGCAATTGTTGTAGGCAGAACAATTACGCAAGCTAAAGATCGAGTTAGTGCATATCAAACGGTTAAGAAGTTATGGGAGGATGCAAAGTAA
- the pyrE gene encoding orotate phosphoribosyltransferase, which translates to MKQVAKDLLEINAVTLSPNKPFTWASGIKSPIYCDNRLTISYPKIRKEIAQGIANLIRDLFPEAQVIAGTATAGIPHAAWIAAELNLPMIYVRSKPKDHGQGRQIEGVVEKGQKTILIDDLISTGGSVLKAVEAAQKEGADVIGVCGIFSYQLEAAKRNFAAVNIPFVTLTNYSELIEVAAQNNQITEEDRNLLHKWRESPKDWLD; encoded by the coding sequence ATGAAACAAGTAGCAAAGGACTTACTAGAAATCAATGCAGTGACCTTATCACCTAACAAGCCATTTACGTGGGCAAGTGGTATTAAGAGCCCAATTTATTGCGATAATCGCCTAACAATTAGTTACCCAAAAATTCGAAAAGAGATTGCGCAGGGGATTGCTAATTTGATTCGAGATCTTTTCCCAGAAGCACAGGTAATTGCAGGAACTGCGACTGCAGGTATCCCCCATGCTGCATGGATTGCTGCTGAATTGAATCTACCAATGATTTATGTTCGGTCAAAGCCTAAAGACCATGGTCAAGGACGACAAATCGAAGGAGTTGTTGAAAAAGGTCAAAAAACGATTTTGATTGATGATCTAATATCAACGGGTGGCAGTGTATTAAAGGCGGTTGAGGCTGCACAAAAAGAAGGTGCCGATGTAATCGGTGTTTGCGGAATTTTTAGTTATCAGTTAGAGGCTGCAAAAAGAAATTTTGCTGCGGTTAATATTCCATTTGTAACATTGACTAATTATAGTGAATTGATTGAAGTTGCTGCACAAAACAACCAAATTACTGAGGAAGATCGTAACTTATTACATAAGTGGCGTGAAAGTCCAAAAGATTGGTTGGATTAG
- a CDS encoding glycosyltransferase, which produces MKSPKYSIITIINNKSIFDEFSVSLSQQRDVDYELIKINNCNNEFTSARSAYNHAANLAKGEFLIFCHPDIRFLDERSLFDICKFTQDQKEFGVMGIAGSPSELKNNNRVLLSTIIHGNAKIQAGDSNFSHATEVQTLDECFFIMTKKFWELHPFSTQDGWHLYAVEQCIVANLNNQKNYVVPARIWHTSDGKSEDYHYYIYLRQLIHKYRDNLPATLNTTVKKFPTRGMSANLYILYWLLNRWTKQFLHIKVK; this is translated from the coding sequence TTGAAAAGTCCAAAATATTCCATTATAACTATAATTAATAATAAATCTATTTTTGATGAGTTTAGTGTTAGTTTATCCCAGCAACGTGATGTTGATTACGAATTAATTAAAATTAATAACTGTAATAATGAATTTACTTCTGCTCGCTCAGCTTATAACCATGCCGCAAACCTAGCAAAAGGAGAATTTTTAATTTTTTGTCATCCTGATATTAGATTCTTGGATGAGCGCTCTCTTTTTGACATTTGCAAATTCACTCAAGATCAGAAAGAATTTGGAGTCATGGGTATTGCTGGCAGTCCGAGTGAATTAAAAAACAATAACCGTGTTCTCTTATCTACTATTATCCATGGTAATGCTAAGATACAGGCTGGTGACTCTAATTTTTCTCATGCCACAGAAGTTCAAACTCTGGATGAATGCTTTTTTATAATGACAAAAAAATTCTGGGAATTACACCCATTTTCCACTCAAGATGGTTGGCATTTATATGCAGTCGAACAATGCATTGTTGCAAATTTAAATAACCAAAAAAATTATGTGGTTCCTGCCAGAATTTGGCATACATCTGATGGTAAATCTGAAGACTACCATTACTATATCTATTTACGTCAATTAATTCACAAGTATCGTGATAACTTACCTGCGACTCTTAATACAACTGTTAAAAAGTTCCCAACTCGTGGAATGTCTGCAAATCTCTACATTCTTTATTGGTTACTAAATAGATGGACTAAGCAATTTCTTCATATTAAGGTAAAATAA
- a CDS encoding GH25 family lysozyme produces the protein MQGNRKKKLIKQYKKSNLKRQLTLVSGLTMLSLGTGISLSTYIAQADETTSAVSISQSSSSSSSTASATSQSSSSNSSILANSETTSVNSTEKTSSINSDSPSSSSANAVAETQSTDSSITSNADSKAEQDTVISSSSSVSTSTDSSDIASTSSTNNVSTTSDNTTMNSSSSSTDASISTTTEASTTLDTTTTTPVAFSAAVTSLLSVRVPDNISIGDSNYTHADAIDISSYQKWITLTDFLQLKSLGIKSVIVKITEGTTYKNHYAASQISLAEQAGLNVAVYHYATFSDSSSGSAQGQHVAQTMQNLGLDKNVLIFADMEDKTTLSDSIQPALYAFWNSLTAAGFNNHGVYTYISYAYRDQVVATVGKARTWIAQYPYTPSNGGYYENEWKNEGYGGWQFSSTAYIDGHTLDISHDYNGLLTNTSNLNDNLANIDNISVSGNKVSISGWHISPKSTIEQNAYIIMFDSTTGKEIERVKYTPLQRTDVADTYWYIPNSAKSGFAVTFTLPSGYKFGGKNIQFVLRYSDDPNGNGNTTDIWSQKYNYTDNIGNVDKLYLNTNNVLSVTGWHAADASTALKNAFLIVFDNTTGKELTRVAYTPATRSDVANSNYGYILNASQSGFSQNINLSKYLVNGHQIQIVMRYSAAANGEGNHVDYWSNLYTIANANAANLDSFSLSSNNILHVAGWHAADASTALKNAFLIVFDATTGKEIKRVAYNPISRPDVAKNGYANIYNAAQSGFSQNIDLGNTLVNGHQLQIVMRYSDAVNGGGNHIDYLSKTYAIPNANAAYVDSFSLGANNTLHVAGWHAADASTALKNAFLIVFDATTGKEIKRVAYNPISRPDVAKNGYANVFNAAQSGFSQDIDLGSTFVNGHQLQIVMRYSDAANGEGNHIDYWSDKHYTANNNSGHLDSFSSTPNGVLHVAGWHAADASTVLKYTYLIVFDDTTGKEVTRTSYFPNSRPDVVKNGYANVYNAAQSGFVKDIPLSSATLRQLKGHTIQIVMRYSSNATTGEGTRIDYWSDKKIL, from the coding sequence TAGTGAAACCACTTCTGTTAATTCAACTGAAAAAACTTCTTCTATTAATAGTGATTCTCCTTCTAGCAGTTCTGCAAATGCTGTAGCCGAAACACAAAGTACAGATTCTAGCATTACTTCCAATGCTGATTCAAAGGCCGAGCAAGATACCGTCATAAGTAGTTCATCTTCAGTTTCAACAAGTACAGACAGTTCAGATATTGCAAGTACTAGTAGCACTAACAATGTAAGCACAACTTCAGATAATACAACTATGAATAGTTCATCTTCTTCAACAGATGCTTCAATTAGTACAACTACTGAAGCAAGTACAACTCTAGACACAACTACTACAACCCCAGTCGCGTTCTCTGCAGCGGTAACATCTCTCTTATCTGTAAGAGTTCCAGATAACATCTCAATTGGTGATAGTAATTATACTCATGCAGATGCAATAGATATCTCCTCATATCAGAAGTGGATAACTTTAACCGATTTTCTTCAACTAAAATCATTGGGTATTAAGAGTGTAATTGTCAAGATTACTGAAGGAACAACTTATAAGAATCATTATGCTGCAAGTCAAATTTCACTAGCAGAACAAGCTGGATTGAATGTGGCTGTATATCATTATGCTACTTTTTCAGATTCATCTAGCGGTTCTGCTCAAGGACAACATGTTGCTCAAACAATGCAAAATCTGGGACTAGATAAGAATGTGCTTATTTTTGCAGATATGGAAGATAAAACTACTCTCAGTGACTCCATACAACCTGCTTTGTATGCTTTTTGGAACTCTCTTACAGCTGCAGGATTCAATAATCATGGTGTTTACACTTATATCTCATATGCATATCGCGATCAAGTAGTTGCAACAGTTGGCAAAGCACGAACTTGGATTGCTCAATATCCTTATACACCAAGCAATGGCGGATATTACGAAAACGAATGGAAAAACGAAGGATATGGTGGATGGCAATTTTCATCTACAGCATATATCGATGGGCATACTTTGGACATTTCTCATGACTATAATGGTTTATTAACTAACACATCTAATTTAAATGACAATTTAGCTAATATTGATAATATTTCTGTAAGTGGCAATAAAGTATCTATATCTGGTTGGCATATATCTCCAAAATCTACTATAGAACAGAATGCTTATATTATTATGTTTGATTCAACTACTGGCAAGGAAATTGAGCGTGTAAAATATACACCCCTTCAACGAACCGATGTTGCTGACACCTATTGGTACATCCCAAATTCTGCTAAAAGTGGGTTTGCTGTAACCTTTACTCTTCCATCAGGATATAAATTTGGTGGTAAAAATATTCAATTCGTATTACGTTACTCAGATGATCCCAATGGAAATGGCAATACTACAGATATCTGGTCACAAAAATATAATTATACCGACAATATTGGAAACGTTGATAAGCTTTATTTAAATACTAATAATGTACTATCTGTTACTGGATGGCATGCCGCCGATGCAAGCACTGCACTCAAAAATGCTTTCTTGATTGTCTTTGATAATACCACTGGTAAAGAACTTACCAGAGTCGCATATACACCTGCTACTCGTTCCGACGTTGCTAATAGTAATTACGGATATATTTTGAATGCAAGTCAAAGTGGTTTTTCTCAAAACATTAACCTTAGCAAATACTTAGTTAATGGTCATCAAATTCAAATTGTAATGCGTTACTCTGCTGCGGCAAATGGTGAAGGAAATCATGTCGATTACTGGTCTAATCTTTACACTATTGCAAATGCCAATGCTGCTAATCTTGATAGCTTTTCTCTAAGTTCCAATAATATATTACATGTTGCTGGGTGGCATGCTGCTGACGCAAGTACTGCACTCAAAAATGCCTTTTTAATCGTTTTTGATGCAACAACTGGCAAAGAAATAAAACGTGTTGCATACAATCCTATTAGCCGTCCAGATGTTGCTAAAAATGGGTATGCCAATATCTACAATGCTGCTCAAAGTGGTTTTTCTCAAAATATTGATTTGGGAAATACTCTTGTCAATGGTCATCAGCTTCAGATTGTGATGCGTTATTCTGATGCAGTAAATGGTGGAGGGAACCATATTGATTACCTGTCTAAAACTTATGCTATTCCAAATGCCAATGCTGCTTATGTTGATAGTTTCTCGTTAGGTGCCAATAATACTCTGCATGTTGCTGGGTGGCACGCTGCTGACGCAAGTACTGCACTCAAAAATGCCTTCCTAATCGTTTTTGATGCGACAACTGGCAAAGAAATAAAACGTGTTGCATACAATCCTATTAGCCGTCCAGATGTTGCTAAAAATGGGTATGCCAATGTCTTCAATGCTGCTCAGAGTGGTTTTTCTCAAGATATTGATTTGGGAAGTACCTTCGTCAATGGTCATCAGCTCCAGATTGTGATGCGTTACTCTGATGCAGCCAATGGAGAAGGAAATCATATCGATTACTGGTCCGATAAACACTATACTGCTAACAATAATTCCGGTCATCTAGATAGCTTTTCCTCAACTCCAAATGGTGTATTGCATGTTGCTGGGTGGCACGCTGCCGATGCATCAACGGTTTTGAAATACACGTATCTTATAGTTTTTGATGATACGACGGGTAAAGAAGTTACAAGGACTAGCTATTTCCCAAATAGTCGCCCAGATGTTGTTAAGAATGGATATGCTAACGTATATAATGCTGCCCAAAGTGGATTTGTTAAGGATATACCTTTGAGTTCAGCTACTTTAAGACAACTAAAAGGCCATACTATTCAAATCGTAATGCGATATTCTTCTAATGCTACTACTGGAGAAGGTACAAGAATTGATTATTGGTCCGATAAAAAAATCCTTTAA